AGAAATGCGCGACCAAGGAAGCTGTAGAGAAATGTGCGACCAAGGAAGCTGTAGAGAGATGTGCAACCAAGGAAGCTGTAGAGAAATGTGCGACCAAGGAAGCTGTAGAGAGATGTGCGACCAAGGAAGCCGTAGAGAAATGTGCGACCAAGGAAGCTGTAGAGAGATGTGCGACCAAGGAAGCCGTAGAGAGATGTGCTACCAAAGAAGATTTAAGAGAAGCAATAGAAAAATGTGCGACCAAAGAAGCCGTAGAGAGATGTGCTACCAAAGAAGATTTAAGAGAAGCAATAGCGAAATGTGCGACCAAAGAAGCCGTAGAAAGATGTGCTACCAAGGAAGATTTAAAAGAAGCTTTAGAAAAATATGCCACTAAAGACGAATTGCGTGTGCTTGAGGCAGAGCTTCGCAAAGATTTTGCACGTGTGGAAGGCAAGGTGGAAAAATTGGGATTGCAGCTTACAATCAGAATGGGGATTATGATGAGTGCCAGCATGGGAATCATGACCGGCATCATGACATTTCTCATGAAATATATTATGGTTGCTGGTTGACGTTGAAACTTAGGCGAAACGCTTTAAGATGGTTGGGTAATCTAATTAACCAATATCATAGGGATCATGGTGGAAGAGACTCAACCTAATATTTGCCTTTCTGTGCAGAACCTTACTGTTGAAAGGGGGGGCAAAGCGGTCTTGAATGATGTAAGCCTTCAGGTTAAGGATCATGATTTTATCACGATCGTTGGTCCAAATGGTGCTGGGAAAACCACGCTATTACACGTATTGCTGGGGTTGTGTGCACCTGATGCTGGCATGGTGTATCGACGTAATAATCTTCGTTTAGGGTTTGTTCCGCAACGGGTTCAGATAGAATTATCCATGCCTATTACCGTATTGCGGTTTCTAGAATTGGCTGGAAAAACCACACCGGCCTTTATGGATGAAATTTTGGCGATCATGGATATCGCTTCCATTAAATACGATCCTGTATCGTCTTTATCTGGTGGAGAGTTTCAGCGTGTTTTGGTAGCAAGGGCATTATTGCGTAAGCCCGATGTTCTGTGCCTTGATGAGCCAGCACAAAACCTGGATATGGGGGGACAGCTGGCTTTTTATAAATTATTGGAAAAACTCTATCAGGAGCGGCGCTGTACGATTATTGTTGTATCGCATGATTTGCATATGGTGATGGCATCATCCAGCCAGGTGATTTGTCTGTATCATCATATTTGTTGTTCAGGTGAGCCACATATTGTGACCAAAGATCCGAAGTTTCAGGAATTATTTGGTGATGATGTTTCAAAGATGATGGCGGTGTATCATCATACCCATAGCCATACCCATGAACATGAGGACGACCATGAACATCATCATCATCATCATGAATAAATGGAGGAGTTTAACGGATGTTTGAACCTTTTTTTATAAAGGCTTTACTAGCTGGAATGGGCATTGCTGCCCTAGTTGGACCGGTTGGATGCTTTGTTGTATGGCGACGGATGGCTTATTTTGGTGATTCGTTATCCCACAGTGCCCTGCTTGGGGTAGCATTGGGCATTTTACTTGGCATAGGTGTAAATACGGGGATTGTCATTGTTTGCATTTTGTTTTCCCTATTGTTGATCTGGATGCAGCGGCTTAAACATCTGGCTAATGATACCCTCCTGGGCATATTAGCCCATGCCGCTTTGTCGATTGGTATGGTTGTTTTGGGTGTAGCCGGGCTTCGGGTTAATGTCCATCAATATCTATTTGGGGATATTTTAGCGGTGACGTCGCAAGATATCGCGATTATTTATGGAGGAGGTACTGTGCTGCTTGGCCTATTAATATGGTTATGGCGTCCGCTGTTACTTGCTACTATCCATGAAAATCTGGCAAGGTCCGACGGGATCAGGGTTGAATGGATTAATGGAGCCTTGATTGGGATCATGACCTGCGTCGTGGCAATGTCTGTCCAGTTGATTGGCATATTATTAATCACCTCCTTGCTCATTATTCCGGCTGCTACCGCACGGCAAGTGGCTAAATCCCCTGAGCAAATGGCGGTGATGGCTTCCGTATTTGGAATGGTGGCGACGGTATTGGGACTTTTAGGGTCGGTATGGGCCGATACCCCTTCGGGGCCATCGATTATCGTTGCCTCCGTGGGGATCTTTGCGCTGGTGGTTTTGGGGAGTCTGTTGATGAGTCTTCTTAGAGCGCACAAGTCCCTTGTCAGATAAAACTTCCTGGTGTATAGTGACCCACTTAAAATAAAATGCGGAGACAGCAATGCAAGCCAATATACACCCTCATTATCACAAAGTTAAAGTGGTACTTCCAGATGGTCGTGAATATATGATCGGTTCAGCCTATGGTAAAAAAGAACTCTATGTAGACGTTATCTGGGACAAACATCCTGCATGGACTCAGTCAGGTAGTGTTCAAACCAACCAGGCCAACGAAAAAGTGGCACAGTTCAATTCTCGTTATGGAAATTTGAACTTGTTTGGAAACAAAGAAAACAATTAGTTTTCTTTGTGTTGACTCAGGCAACAACGTTCTCTGATATTGTTTTTATAAACGGATATTTTAAGCCACGGTCGGAAGCAGCAGTTTCCATAAATGACCGTGGCTTTCGTTTTGGCGATGGTATTTTCGAAACGATCAGGGTTTCACAGGGGGCTCTCTATTTATGGAGTTACCATTTCCAACGATTAAGCTTGGGACTGAAAGCGATTAAGATGGTGGCTCTTGAAGAGCAGTCACTCAAATCGTTATGTCAGCAAATTATTGATAAAAATCACTTAATAGACGGGATTATTCGCTTAGCTATTACGCGAGGAGAAGGGAGCGCTGGGTATCGCCCACTGACGGATGGATCGCAGCCAACAATCGTGATTGAAACCCGTCCTTTACCTCATGTAAGCCAAACGTTACTTTCTGTATGGTTAAGTCGTTATGTGCGTATTTCTCCATCATCACTTCCTATGCACGCGAAGATGATGCAGGGAATGCAATCAACCTTGGCACTCCTGGAAGCCCAGGAACAGGGCTGCCAGGAAGCGCTAATGCTTGATGGGAATGGCCATATCAGCGAATGTGCGGCAGCAAATATATTTTGGATAAAGGATGATATACTTTTTACTCCATCGTTAAAAACAGGATGCCTGGCAGGAGTGATACGAAGACGTGTTATGGAGCTTTCTCCCTATCCTGTTAAAGAAATAGAAGCCGATATTTCCCAATTAGAACAAGCACGTTCAGTATTCTTGACCAATGTGGGCTGGCCTGTTGTTCCGGTTTCACGCATTGTATCCCAATCTCTTATTTTTCATGATGTTTCGGTCGCTCAACATTTCCGAACACTTCTTGAGAAGGATATGATTTCTTAGGAAATTATTAAGGTATCCCCCACTATAATAAGTAGGTTATATCTCCATTCGTTGTCTGTTTCTCGGGGGAGGGAAAAGCGTGGTTTTGGGTTTTGGTAAAGATAAGGGCAAGAAAAGGGGTGAATCGGATGTTAAAAAACATCCTCCGGTTACGCCTGTTGAGCCTGTGTTGACGGCTTCTACTTCAGTGGATGAATTTGCCTCGGTTGAGGATATTGATCTTGAGGGGGCGGATGCTAAGGATATTATTCAAGCTCGTGAAAATGTGTCGTCTCCTTCAATGGGGCCAATTACTGATTCAAAATCGGTTGAACAGAGTAGTGTTATGGAGGATAAGCCTGTTTCCCCAGCAGCTTCTGAGCTTAAAGTGGATGTACCCAATAAAGTCAAAAAAGGAATTGAGGTGCCAAGTGATCTTAGCGCCATCGCTCAAAATCAAACAGAAGAGATCGCTATCGCCCAGATGCCTGTTATTCAAAAAAAGAAGCCGCTCATCCTTGATCCGAAGACTGAATTTACGGAAATGGAACCGATTAACGCTTCTGCCCAGTCAAATGCTTCACCATCAGCTGTGCTATCTGTGGACCCCAAGCCCGTGGATAAAGATACGGTATTGCAAGCACAGTCATCTCAACGCGATATTCCAGTGAGTACGCCAACGTCTGCAGAAAGTCCGGTTTTGGAAATCAGAACTAAAAAATCCAAAAAAATTGATATCCCTGCTGATTTCTTAACAAAATCAGAGACACTTAAACCAGAATTGCAAGTAATTTCGGGGGGTGATACTCAACCCGCGGCTCCAATCTCTCATGCTTCTTCATCTCCTACGCTTTCTACAGAAAAATCCCCTAACGGAATGTCTGTGACCGCAGCATCTGAAAATAAGCTGCTGGAAACGCAGGGTAAGGAGATAAATGAGACTAAAGATAAAAAAATAGAGAAAGCTCTTTCAGCAGAAGAATTGACGCAAGATAACCCAATGTCTTCTCCTAAGAAAGGTCCTAAGAAAACAGTTGAGGAGCTGGAATCTGAATCAACGGGAACGGCTTCTATTGGTGAGAGATTAATTGCCAAAGGTTTAATCAGTAAAGACCAATTAGAGGTGGCCCTAAGGGAGCAACGCCAAACGGGCTCAAAAAAAATGCTTGGTACGATCCTTGTTGATATGGGATTTATCACAGAAGCTGCGCTTGGAGATGTCTTTACCGAATCAACGGGGATTGAGCAATATGATTTAAAATCGGCAGCACTTGACCCTGAGCTTGTTAGGAAAATACCTAAAGAAGTTGCTATACGAAATAAAGTGATACCTGTTTCTATGACAGGCGATAAAGTATTGATCGCCATGACTGACGTTTATAATATTATGGTTCTGGATCAGATAAAACGATACTTTGACAAAACGACTCGTATTGTTCCGGTGTATGCATCACCGCCAGATATTATCGAAATGATTGACATTTATTATGCTTACGAGATGTCAATTGGCGGGATATTGAAGGAAATTGAAACCGGCATATCGGATGAGTCGATCACACTTTCTGGCGAAGGGGAGGGATATACGAATCCAACTATTCGGTTAGTTGATGCCTTACTGATTGATGCTGTTAAAAAACAAGCTTCCGACCTTCACTTTGAACCGGAAGAGAATTTCTTGCGTCTTCGTTATCGTATTGATGGAGAATTACGGCAAATTAGAACATTCCATAAAAATTATTGGCCGGCAATTGCCGTGCGTATCAAAATTTTATCCGATATGAATATTGCCGAAACGCGCAGACCGCAGGATGGTCGTATCAACTATAATATTTTAGGCCGGGTTATTGATTTCAGGGTGGCAACCCATCCCACCATTCATGGTGAAAATATCGTAATGCGTGTCTTGGATAGAAAGAATTCGTTGATGCCACTTGAAAAATTAGGATTTCCAGCACACTCTGAGGCATTGCTGAAGAAATGTATTAAACGTCCAGAAGGTATTATTATTATCACGGGTCCAACGGGTAGCGGTAAAACAACCACACTCTACTCGATCCTGAGTTATATTAACTCGATGACAGTGAATATTATGACTCTGGAGGATCCGGTTGAGTATCAGCTATCGTTAATCAGGCAGACGAATATTAAGGCCGAGGTGGGGATGGATTTCAAGAGTGGTATTAAATCACTCATGCGTCAAGATCCAAACATCGTGTTTGTGGGTGAGGTGCGTGATGAAGATACTGCGACACTTGCCGTGCGTGCTGCCATGACAGGTCACCAGGTTTATACAACACTCCACACCAATGATGCTATGGGAGCAATACCTCGCCTTATTGATATTGGCGTTAAAAATACTTTATTGTCGGGATCCCTTATTTGTATCCTGGCGCAAAGGCTGGTTAGAAGGCTTTGTCCAAAATGTAAAGTGCCGCATACGGCTACTGCAGATGAATGCCGCATTTTAGGCGTTGATCCAAATTCTCCACCGACTATTTATGAACACAAGGGGTGTGATGAATGCGAGGGTATGGGTTATAAAGGCAGGATTGGCGTAACAGAAATTCTGCCTGTTGATAAGGAGCTTGATGATATGATTGCTCGCGGAGAAACACGTAAAGTAATGCTGGAGCATGCAAAATCACATGGATTTATCACCATGCAGGATGAAGCGATTGATAAAATCAAGGCAGGTATGACCGATTTAGAAGAAGTAATTAAAAACATAGACATGACGGAAAGGTTATAGCGTATGGAAACCTATATCTATTATGCGTTAAATGAACGAGGACATAAAGTTAAAGGCGTCATTGATGCTGCTAACGAAAAAGATCTTGAAGAGCGTTTGAAAACGCTTGAACTTGATTTATTGTCATCACGCATTAAAAAAGAATCAAAAGGATTTGTTTTTTCCAAAGGTATCTCAACAAAAGAC
This window of the Alphaproteobacteria bacterium genome carries:
- a CDS encoding aminotransferase class IV family protein — translated: MLTQATTFSDIVFINGYFKPRSEAAVSINDRGFRFGDGIFETIRVSQGALYLWSYHFQRLSLGLKAIKMVALEEQSLKSLCQQIIDKNHLIDGIIRLAITRGEGSAGYRPLTDGSQPTIVIETRPLPHVSQTLLSVWLSRYVRISPSSLPMHAKMMQGMQSTLALLEAQEQGCQEALMLDGNGHISECAAANIFWIKDDILFTPSLKTGCLAGVIRRRVMELSPYPVKEIEADISQLEQARSVFLTNVGWPVVPVSRIVSQSLIFHDVSVAQHFRTLLEKDMIS
- a CDS encoding type II/IV secretion system protein, yielding MSSPKKGPKKTVEELESESTGTASIGERLIAKGLISKDQLEVALREQRQTGSKKMLGTILVDMGFITEAALGDVFTESTGIEQYDLKSAALDPELVRKIPKEVAIRNKVIPVSMTGDKVLIAMTDVYNIMVLDQIKRYFDKTTRIVPVYASPPDIIEMIDIYYAYEMSIGGILKEIETGISDESITLSGEGEGYTNPTIRLVDALLIDAVKKQASDLHFEPEENFLRLRYRIDGELRQIRTFHKNYWPAIAVRIKILSDMNIAETRRPQDGRINYNILGRVIDFRVATHPTIHGENIVMRVLDRKNSLMPLEKLGFPAHSEALLKKCIKRPEGIIIITGPTGSGKTTTLYSILSYINSMTVNIMTLEDPVEYQLSLIRQTNIKAEVGMDFKSGIKSLMRQDPNIVFVGEVRDEDTATLAVRAAMTGHQVYTTLHTNDAMGAIPRLIDIGVKNTLLSGSLICILAQRLVRRLCPKCKVPHTATADECRILGVDPNSPPTIYEHKGCDECEGMGYKGRIGVTEILPVDKELDDMIARGETRKVMLEHAKSHGFITMQDEAIDKIKAGMTDLEEVIKNIDMTERL
- the rpmE gene encoding 50S ribosomal protein L31 — translated: MQANIHPHYHKVKVVLPDGREYMIGSAYGKKELYVDVIWDKHPAWTQSGSVQTNQANEKVAQFNSRYGNLNLFGNKENN
- a CDS encoding metal ABC transporter ATP-binding protein encodes the protein MCLSVQNLTVERGGKAVLNDVSLQVKDHDFITIVGPNGAGKTTLLHVLLGLCAPDAGMVYRRNNLRLGFVPQRVQIELSMPITVLRFLELAGKTTPAFMDEILAIMDIASIKYDPVSSLSGGEFQRVLVARALLRKPDVLCLDEPAQNLDMGGQLAFYKLLEKLYQERRCTIIVVSHDLHMVMASSSQVICLYHHICCSGEPHIVTKDPKFQELFGDDVSKMMAVYHHTHSHTHEHEDDHEHHHHHHE
- a CDS encoding metal ABC transporter permease — encoded protein: MFEPFFIKALLAGMGIAALVGPVGCFVVWRRMAYFGDSLSHSALLGVALGILLGIGVNTGIVIVCILFSLLLIWMQRLKHLANDTLLGILAHAALSIGMVVLGVAGLRVNVHQYLFGDILAVTSQDIAIIYGGGTVLLGLLIWLWRPLLLATIHENLARSDGIRVEWINGALIGIMTCVVAMSVQLIGILLITSLLIIPAATARQVAKSPEQMAVMASVFGMVATVLGLLGSVWADTPSGPSIIVASVGIFALVVLGSLLMSLLRAHKSLVR